CGTCGTCGGAGGACAAGTCGTATCGACGAGGCCAACTCCGAAAATCGCCGGAACGCGAATCCGGCGCGCGAAGTTCACTGAATCGTAATACCCTGAAACGGCGCTGACTTGCGGATTCAATTTGCCATCCGCATCGCGCGGAATAAGTCGCGGCCAACCCGAGGGCCGCCCAAAAGCGCGACCGGAGTGTTCGGCCATCGCCGGGACGTTCGCTGCCAGAGCCGTGATGCGCGAATCGAGGCCGGCAGTCGCCAGCGCCAACGCTCCGCCCTGACTGGAGCCGTTGATAATCATGTGTGTCTTGTCCCATTCGGCGCGCGCGGTCAGGTAATCCACGGCGCGCACGCAGCCCATATAAACGCGGCGAAAGTAATAGGTCAGGCGGTCTTCGCGTCCCGCCGTCGGGTAGCCATTTAACTCGCCTGCCCACAGCTTGTCGTAGTAGTCCTTGGGGCTATCAACGGGAATGTCATGGACGCCGATTTCCATCGCGAGGAAACCTTTCGCTGCTTGCACCGTGACATTTCCCGATGCGATGGCGCGCACGCCCGCGCCAGGTACTTCAAGAATCGCGGGATAAGAACCGGGCGCTTTGGGGCGCGAAAAATAGCCGCGCACGCGTGAGCCGTTGATATTGGCGAGGCTGATTTTGTAGGTTTCGACCGTCGTGTTCGGTTGATCGACAAGTTCCAATTGAACATCGGGCGCAATAGCTGCCAGTTCGGCCTTTTGCCCCATCCAGAATTCGTCGAAGTCGGCGGGCACGGTTGCCGTCGGCGGAATCTGAAACGGATCGAATGCAGCAGCGGCCATTGCTCCAACCGCTTTCTCGCTTCCCGTCCCGCCAAAAGTCACGGTGCAGCGCAAAATGCCGGGTTTGTCTAAAGTTCCGCTCAGCGTGGCAACACCCTGTTGAAGAGGAAGCGTGCCGCTACCGAGGTTGCCTTCCCCATCGAGGGACAGTTGATATGAGATTTCTCCTAAAGGCACCAAGCCATCAGTGCTTCGAACTTTGACCGAAAACATGGCCTTCTCGCCGACACGATAAAGGGCGTCAGGGCGTTCGGTCGTCACCGAAACGGAAAGGGACGGACGTGGCGCAGCTGCAGGCGGTGCGATGGGCGGAAGTAGAATTGGCGCTTGCTGCGCGCGCAGATCACCAGGTATTAAAGCCAATGTGGCCGCCAGCAAGGCCACCCAACGGAAACGGATAAATAGAGTTTTCATAACTTCCTCATTAAATATCGCCGAACTACAAGAATTGCCGCGCTTGCATCAAGGCAAAGGCATTCAGAAACGATAAAGGGACTGATTGCTAGAAAAATCATGTTGTCATCGTTGATTCACGCGCCTCATGACGTTTCGATGTCCTTTGTCTCGCGCCTTTTTCGCGACTGATAGCACCGCGCTATCGAAAATTCCCAGTTTTTTGTGCGCACAAAGGAATAGGACGCACAGCGCACATGTACGTAATCTGGCAAGGAGTATGGTAGCAGTCGCTGCGTCGCGTGGCAACTTGGGGTGATTTCGACCGTACTCTGATTCACGTGGCACCAAGACGCTTGTCAAATCAAATCGGCGTGCGGCAATTGAAAGAAGGCCTCTACTATTCGAGGGTCGAAGTGGCGCCCCGACTGGCGGTTAATTTCGGCCAACGCGTCACTCACCGGCCAAGCTCGCTTATAAGGCCGTTCGTGGGTGAGCGCATCAAAGACATCGGCGACAGCGAGGACACGGCCTTCGATGGGAATCTCTTCGCCCGCAAGACCATTGGGATACCCTTCACCGTTCCATTTTTCGTGATGCGTGTGCGCGATGCATTGAGCGATTTGAACAATCTCTGAGCGTCCACCCGACAGAAGCTAAAACCGATTTTACAGTGCCGCTGCATTTGATGATGCTCGTCTTCGGTCAACTTTCCGGCTTTCAAAAGAATTGAGTCGGGCACGCCAATTTTGCCAACATCGTGCAGGGGCGCAGCGAGTTGGATGATCTCGGATTCTTCGGGTTTCAGGCCAATCTCCTGCGCGAGCAAAGCCGCAGCGAGGGCCACACGTTGCGTGTGCTGGCCCGTGTCATCGTCGTGCTGCTCACCGGCGCGGGCAAGTCGCGCGATGACTTCGAGTTGCGCTTCCTTTAATTCCAACTGGTAATTCGACAATTCTAAAGTGCGATTGGTCAGTTCAGTCTCAAGCGCGTTTTTCTCGAACTGCATCATGCGCGCTTTCATACGGATACGGAGCAAATTGCGGATGCGAAGCGTGAACTCCTGGAGGTCGAAGGGCTTGGCTAAAATTTCGACGGCTCCTCGCTGAAGAGCCGCAAAGCGATTATCCGCCGTATACAGCGCCGTGATAACGAGCACAGGCAACGTCAGTTCATGATGGGCCGCACTCTGCAGAATGCTGAGGAGTTGTAACCCATCGACATGAGGCATCGAGATATCGAGGACAAGAAGGTCGGGGTCAAATTCGACAAACGCAGCCAAGACTCCGCGTGAATCGGGCATGGTCCTGATCTGAGAATACCCTTCATTGTGCAATATGGATTCACAAACGCGCAAGATGCTCGGATCGTCGTCAACAATCAGAATTCTGGCAGATGACAGCAGTTTCTCAGAAACCATCCTTCGTCCCCTCGCAGTCTGAAACAACGCCAACTTCTTGATTCTACCTTCTCTCATCGCACTTATTAGACGTTAGTTTCGTTTCAAATCATGTTAACTTTGAATGCTACCTTTACGTTCGTCGACTTTTCTTTCGTTCGACGTTAAATAACTCCAAAGCGTGGCTGAAACAATACTCTGTCAGAATAATGCTATGGCGCCGCAGACTATCGAAGAACCCAGTGCAATATCGGAGAAACAAATGCACTCCGCGCAACTGATTGCGCGGCGAATAAAAGCCCTCGAACGATTGCTCGCGCGCGACTCTGATGCACTCGCGCCACAGTCCTCCATGCGTCGTACCGGTCTCATCGGCACAAGCGATTCGCACCGCAGAAAAACCGACGTTTAAGAGAGTATTCGGCTTCTGCGCCGCCTTGTGAGCAGGCTAGCGACGACGTGCCAGCAAAAGATCTAGCGTATATTCGTTGTCG
The Abditibacteriaceae bacterium DNA segment above includes these coding regions:
- a CDS encoding acetylxylan esterase, whose translation is MKTLFIRFRWVALLAATLALIPGDLRAQQAPILLPPIAPPAAAPRPSLSVSVTTERPDALYRVGEKAMFSVKVRSTDGLVPLGEISYQLSLDGEGNLGSGTLPLQQGVATLSGTLDKPGILRCTVTFGGTGSEKAVGAMAAAAFDPFQIPPTATVPADFDEFWMGQKAELAAIAPDVQLELVDQPNTTVETYKISLANINGSRVRGYFSRPKAPGSYPAILEVPGAGVRAIASGNVTVQAAKGFLAMEIGVHDIPVDSPKDYYDKLWAGELNGYPTAGREDRLTYYFRRVYMGCVRAVDYLTARAEWDKTHMIINGSSQGGALALATAGLDSRITALAANVPAMAEHSGRAFGRPSGWPRLIPRDADGKLNPQVSAVSGYYDSVNFARRIRVPAIFGVGLVDTTCPPTTVFSAYNVLQGPKQIDIAPLMGHAFNKTYVEMLGRFIQESSR
- a CDS encoding response regulator; this encodes MREGRIKKLALFQTARGRRMVSEKLLSSARILIVDDDPSILRVCESILHNEGYSQIRTMPDSRGVLAAFVEFDPDLLVLDISMPHVDGLQLLSILQSAAHHELTLPVLVITALYTADNRFAALQRGAVEILAKPFDLQEFTLRIRNLLRIRMKARMMQFEKNALETELTNRTLELSNYQLELKEAQLEVIARLARAGEQHDDDTGQHTQRVALAAALLAQEIGLKPEESEIIQLAAPLHDVGKIGVPDSILLKAGKLTEDEHHQMQRHCKIGFSFCRVDAQRLFKSLNASRTRITKNGTVKGIPMVLRAKRFPSKAVSSLSPMSLMRSPTNGLISELGR